CTCATCGTGCCGCCTCCACCCGGATGCCGGACAGGTCCAACAGGTCGACGAGGCGGGCGGCGGTGGACCGAGATGTGCGCAGGACCGCGGTCGCGCCGAGCCGGCGGGCGTGGTCCCGCAACCAGGTCAGGCAGTGGTGGTCGATGAACCGCAGGTCGCTCGCCCACAGCACCAGTTCGCCGTCGACGGGGCGCAGGTCGGCACGGTCCAGTGCGGTCGAGAAGAGTTCGAGGTTGAACTTGTCCAGTTCACCGGAGAGGGCGGCGGCGCCGTCGCCGGGATCGCAGGCGTGCAGCCGGAACAGGGTGTCGTCGGCATTGCCCTCGGGATGCATGCACGCCAGTTCGGCGACCGCCTGGTCGCCGAGTTCGCGCCGGTCGTACCCGCACACCGCCGACATCGGCCGGGTCCGCATGTACCGGTCGATCAGGTGCTCGTACCGGGCGAAGGCGGCGAGCCGGGCCGGGGTGCGTACCAGCGAGGTGGCGTCGGCCACCACCCGTAGCCCGGTGTAGCCGGTCGCCAGGGCCTGCTCGGTCGCGGCGGCGTAGGCGGCCACCTGGGCGGCGGGATCGATGACGTCGCCGCGGTACGTCGAGGTCAGCGGGACGACCTGGGCGGCTCCCCGGCCGAGCGCCGCCCCGAGGTCGCTGACGGTCCGCAGTCGTTCCACGACGTCCCGTGGCTGTTCCGCGGTGACGAGCCAGACCCGTTCGCCGGCCGGCAGCCCGTCGAGAAGGAACGCCTGGGCCCGGGTGTCGAAGTCCGCCGGATCGTCGTAGGACCAACAGGCGTGGGCGTGCGCCGACGGCGGCGCCAGCTGCCTCGTTCCGCCGATCGCCCGCATGCCGACAGTTTAAGCCGCCCCGGCACGGCCGCTCGGACCGCTGCGGCCACGCCCGACCATCCCCCGCCGGCCCCACCAAGCACGCCCCGCCGGCCATGCCCCGCCGGCCACATCGGGCCGGTACGCCGGGGTACGTCAGGCCGGTGCGTTCCGGCCCGGGTCGGCGAGGAACTCGGCCAGCACCTCGGTGTGGGTGGCGAAGGCGAGTTCGGTCGGCTCGGTGAGCACGAGCCATTCGGTGGCCTCCTCGGTGGGTGCCGAGGCGGGCAGCGACTCGGCCCGCCGCGCCGGCAGCACGCCGAAGATCAGCAGAGTCCCGCCGGCCGGCGCGCTGCGTACGGCGAACGGTCGTACCGCCTCGGCGGCGCCGACCAGGCCGGTTTCCTCGCGCAGCTCCCGGACCAGGGCGTCCCGCCAGTCCTCACCGTGTTCGATGAAACCGCCGGGCAGTGCCAGCAACCCCCGGGCCGGCTCGATGTCGCGACGCTGCACCACCACGCCGACCCCGGACGACGTCAGCACCGGCAGGATCGCCACCGCCACCGGGGTCGGATTGCGCCAGGTGGTCTGGCCGCAGGCCGCGCACATCCGGGGCCAGGTCGCCGGGGCCGGGTAGGCGGTGCCGCAGTACGAGCAGTGCGAATGCAGGACGCCGGTCACGCCGCACGACGATACCGCCCGCCCGCCGACTCGGCGCCGAACGGCCGCTCGGCGGCTGCGCGCCAACCGGTCCTGCCGGTCGGCTCGGCGCCGTACGGGGCCGCCGGCTCGGCTCAGCTCTGTGCGCTGGCCGAGATCTGTCGGGGCGCGTCCAGGGTCTCCGGTCGCAGCGGCCGGGGCCGGGCACGCCAGAGCCAGGCCACGTCGCTGGCGAAGGACCAGACGAGCATGATCAGCGCCAGTCCGACCCAGGCGATCGCCAGTGGCCGGGGCAGGACCCCACTGACGGCGACCACCAGCATGATGCCCTGGAGCGCGGCCACGGTCTTCCGGGAGAACCGGGGCGGAAGGGCCGCCCGCAGCCACGGCAGCGCCCAGGCCGCCACGACGAAGACGTAGCGCAGGGCGCCGATCGCGAGCACCCAGACGCCCAGCGAACTCGCCACGAAGGCGCTCAGTACCAGGATGAGGAAGGCGTCGACCTCCATGTCGAACCGGGCGCCGAGCGCCGAGGTCGATCCGGTACGCCGGGCCACCTGGCCGTCGACCGCGTCCAACGCCAACGCGACGGTGGCCAGGGTCACCAGCACCGCGATCGGGGTGTTGCCACGGAACGAGTCGGCCACCAGCGCCGCGACGCCGCCGACCAGGGTCGCCCGGGCCAGGGTCACCTGATTGGCCGGTCCCAGCACGTACCGGCCGGACCGGCGCAGGGCGTGGTTGAGCAGCAGCCAGCTGGTCAGGGCGTACGCCGAACCGAGCAGCCATCCCGCGGGGCCGAGCCCGACGCCGGCCGCGAGCGCCGCCAGCAGGCCGAACTGTACGACCATTCCGACGGCCGGCTCGTCGACCGGCGGTACTGCGACGGGGCGTTCGCTGACAGTCACCGTTTCTCCCTCGTCCTGCGGCACAATCCAAGATCCGCGTATCGTTACCGCGTCCCACCTCAGGGAAACGGGAAAAGCGGACCTACGGTTCAGCCAACCGAGGATGGATGCCGAGAAAGGACTGCCCGATGACGCACAGTGGTCGCGCGTTCTGGCTCCGTACACCGGGTCGGGGCGAGATCCGGCCGGTCACGCTCGCCGGGCCCGGTCCCGACGAGGTGCTGGTCCGGACCCGCTACTCCGGCGTGAGCCGGGGCACCGAGACGCTGGTCTTCCGGGGCGGGGTGCCGGAGAACCAGCACGCGACGATGCGGGCCCCGTTCCAGGAGGGCGACTTCCCGGCACCGGTGAAGTACGGCTACCTCAACGTCGGCGTCGTCGAGGAGGGCCCGCCGGCTCTGCTCGGCCGTACCGTCTTCTGCCTCTTCCCCCATCAGACCCGCTACGTGGTGCCGGCGACCGCGGTCACCGTCGTACCGGACCGGGTGCCGGCGGCCCGGGCGGTGCTCGCCGGGACCGTGGAGACCGCGGTGAACGCGGTCTGGGACGCGGCGCCGCTGGTCGGCGACCGGATCGCGGTGGTCGGCGCCGGCATGGTCGGTTCGGCCGTGGCCGGTGTGCTCGCCCGGTTCCCCGGCGCGCGGGTGCAACTGGTGGACGCCGATCCCGGCCGGGCGGCGGTGGCGGCGGCTCTCGGCGTCGACTTCGCGCTGCCGGCGGACGCGGCGGGCGACTGCGACCTCGTCGTGCACGCCAGCGCCACCTCGGCCGGGCTTACCCGCTCGCTGGAACTGCTCGCGCCGGAGGGCACGGTCATCGAACTGAGCTGGTACGGCGACCAGCGGGTCAGCGTGCCGCTCGGCGAGCACTTCCACTCCCGCCGGTTGGTCGTCCGCAGCTCCCAGGTGGGTACCGTGTCGCCGAACATGCGTGGTCGGCGTACCTTCGGTGATCGGCTGGCGCTCGCCCTGGATCTGCTCGCGGACCCCGCGTTCGACGCGCTGATCACCGGCGAGTGCGACTTCGAGGAGCTGCCCGAGGTCTTTCCCCGGCTGGCCAGCGGCGAACTGCCCGCGCTGTGTCAGCTCGTCAGCTATCGCTCCGAGGCCGGCGACGGGCCGGCCGGTTCCGACATCCGTGGAGGGTGAACCGTTGTTCAGCATTACCGTCCGTGACCACATGATGGTGGCGCACAGCTTCCGGGGCGAGGTCTTCGGCCCCGCCCAGCGGTTGCACGGGGCGACCTTCGTCGTGGACGCCACGTTCCGCCGCCCCGAACTCGACGCGGACAACATCGTGGTCGACATCGGCCGGGCCAGCGAGGAACTGCGCAGCCTGCTGGGCGGGTTCAACTACCGGAACCTCGACGACGAGCCCGCGTTCGCCGGCATCAACACCTCGACCGAGGCCCTGGCCAAGGTCATCGCCGACGGACTGGCGGACCGGGTGCACGCCGGAGCGCTCGGCGAGGGCGCCCGGGGGCTGACCGGAATCACGGTCACCCTGCATGAGTCGCACATCGCCTGGGCGAGCTACGAACGCTCCCTGTGACCGAACAGACCGCCGGGCCCGGGGCGCAGGCCAATCCGGTGTACGTGGTCCTGCCCGGCGACGTTGACGACCAGGCGTCGCCGAGCGGGGGGAACGGCTACGACCGTCGGGTGTGCCGGGGTCTGACCGCTGCCGGCTGGCAGGTGTCCGAGCTGCCCGTCCAGGGCGCCTGGCCCCGGCCGGTACGGGCCGACCGGGCGGGACTGGCCGACGCGCTCGCCGACGTACCCGATGACGCCGTCGTACTGCTCGACGGACTGGTGGCCTGCGGCGTACCCGACGTCGTGGCCGCCGAGGCCGACCGGCTGCGCCTGGCGGTGCTGGTGCACCTTCCGCTCGCCGACGAGACCGGGCTCGCCCCGGCCGAGGCGGCGGAGCGGGACGCGTGGGAGCGGGAGACCCTGCGGGCGGTCCGAGCGGTGATCGCGACCAGCGCCTGGACCGGACGCCGGCTCATCGAACACCACGGGTTGCCCGCCGGGCGGGTCTTCGTCGCCGCGCCGGGCGTGGAGGCCGCACCGCTGGCATCGGGTACGGCGGACGGCGCCCGGCTGCTCTGCGTCGCCGCGCTGACCCCGCGCAAGGGCCAGGACGTGCTGATCGAGGCGCTCGCCACCATCAGGGAGCTGCCCTGGACGTGCCACCTGGTCGGCCCGCTCGGCCGAGCCGTGGAGTACGTCGACCGGCTCCGCGGGTTGACCGCCCGGCACGACCTGGCGGACCGGGTGGTGTTCACCGGCCCCCGCGGCGGGCCCGAACTGGCCGCGAGCTACGCCGCCGCCGACCTGCTGATCCTGCCGTCCCACTCCGAGACCTACGGCATGGTGGTCACCGAGGCACTGGCCTGCGGGATTCCCGTGCTGTCCACGGATGTGGACGGCATACCGGAAGCCGTCGGGCGGGCCCCCGACGGAAGCGTTCCCGGGTTGCTGGTTCCGGCCGCCGACCCGGTGGCGCTGGCCGGAGCGCTGCGTCGCTGGCTCACCGAGCCCGACCTGCGGAGCCGGTTGAGGAGGGCGGCCCGGGATCGTCGGGCGACCCTGCTCGGCTGGGAGACCACCGTACAGACCATGTCCGGCGTGCTGGAACGGCTTCGCCGGGAGCCCGGGAGGGCCGGATGAGCGACGACAGGACGGGTACGGACCGGATGAGCGACGACAGCACCACCCCCAGCCAGGACCAGCTGGACGAGGCCACCCGGTACAGCCTCGGCTGGCTGGGGCTGCGGGAGCCGGCCGACGCACAGGCCCGCGCCACGGAACTGCTCGAACCGCTGCGCCAGCAGTTGGCCGGGACCTCCCGAGCGGTGATCCACGATCTGGGCTGCGGCAGCGGCTCCATGGGGCGCTGGCTCGCCCCCCAACTGTCCGGCCCCCAGCACTGGGTCATGTACGACCACGATCCGGAGCTGCTCGCCCACGCCGCCGCGAACATGGTCGGCAGCGCGGCGGACGGCTCCCCGGTCACCGTCGAGACCCGGCAGGCCGACATCACCCGGCTGAGCGCCGAGGACCTGGCCGGGGCCACCCTGGTCACCGCCTCCGCGCTGCTCGACCTGCTGACCCTGGAAGAGGTGGCCGGGCTCGCCGCCGCGTGCGTCGGTGCCCGCTGCGCGGCGCTGCTCACCCTCTCCGTGCTCGGCCGGGTGGAACTCGCGCCGGCCGAGCCGATGGACGCCGAGATCGCCGCCGCGTTCGACGCCCACCAGCGGCGGACGATCGGCGGTCGGCGCCTGTTGGGTCCGGACGCCGTCGACGCCTCGACCCAGGCGTTCGGCCGGCTCGGCGTCGAGGTGCAGGTCCGGACCAGCCCGTGGCGGCTCGGCGGTGACCAGGCCGCGCTGACGGCGCAGTGGCTGCGCGGCTGGGTCGACGCCGCCTACGAGCAGCGGCCGGAGCTGGCCGACGACGGCTATCTGGGTCGTCGACTGGCCGCCGCCGAGGCGGGTGAACTGCGGGTCGTCGTGCACCATGCCGACCTGTTCGCGAGATCGGAATGAACTTTTGGCGCCGCTGCCTCGTAAGGGTCTGAAGAAGGCTCACCGAGGGAGGACCCGTTATGCGCGGCGCCAGCCAACCATCGCTCGCGGCACAGTCAGGCCGTGCGGCGTCGTGACGCGTACCCTCTGGGCCTGGGCCCGGGTGCTCGGCGGCGCCGGCATCCTCGCGCTGCTGCTGTGGCGACTCGGTAGCGGTGCCTTCCTGGACGGCCTGCGGGTGATCGACGGCGGCACGCTGCTCGTCGCGACCGGAATCGGGCTGCTGACCACCGTCTTCAGCGCCTGGCGCTGGTGCCTGGTGGCCCGTGGCCTCGGTATCCCGCTGCCGTTGCGGGGCGCCGTCGCGGACTACTACCGGGGACTGTTCCTCAACGCGGCGCTGCCCGGCGGCGTACTCGGGGACGTCCACCGCGCGGTGCGGCACGGTCGGGACGTCGACGACGTCGGCCGGGGCGTCCGGGCGGTGGTCCTCGAACGTGCCGCCGGCCAGGTGGTGCTCGTCACAGTCGGGGTGGCGGTGCTGCTCGCCAGCCCGCTTCCCGGACACCTGCCGATCCGGTTCGGCGCCCCGTCGGCCGAGGCGCTCGGGTTCGGGGTGGCCGGGCTGGTGCTACTGCTCGGCCTCGCCGTCGGGATCGTCGTACGGCGCCGGAGCCGGTTCGCCGGGTCCCGGTCCGGTGCCGCTCCCGCCGGGCCGTCCCGGTTGGCGCGCGCGTGGCGTACGGGGCTCTCCGACGTACGGCTCGGGCTGCTCGCCCGGCGCAACTGGCCGGGGATCGCGCTGGCCTCCACGGTGGTGCTGGCGGGACACCTCGCCACCTTCGTCGTCGCGGCCCGCGCGGTCGGGGTCTCGGCACCGGTCACCGAGCTGGTGCCGCTGATGCTGCTGGCGTTGCTCGCGATGACCCTGCCGGTGAACATCGGCGGCTGGGGTCCCCGGGAGGGCGTGACGGCGTGGGCGTTCGGCGCCGTCGGGCTGACCGCCTCGGCCGGGCTCACCATCGCGGTGGTGTACGGCGTCCTCGCCTTCGTCGCGAGTCTGCCCGGGGCCGGGGTACTCGCGGTCCGCTGGTACGCCGCCCGCAGCACCGCCCGCCGAATCGTCGCCGCCAAGCCGGCGCTGGCGCCGCTGGCCGTACACCCGCAGGTCGAGCACCAGCAGGTGGGACACCGGCCGGTGGTACCGCAGCTGGTCGGACACCGGTCGGTCGTGCCGCAGTCGGTCGTACCGCAGCCGGTCGTCGCGGCGACGCGTGGCGGAGCGCGAGCGGTCGATCCGGAGCGGGAGCCGCAGTGGCAGGTCGTACCGGAGCGGGCCGACCCGAAGCGGGAGTGGGTACGGGGTGGCGGACTCCGGCGCGGCGCCGCCGTACGGGAGATCGTCTGGCGGGTCGGGCACCGGCGGAACGGTCCCGAGTGGGCGCCCGCGCTACGCCTGACTCCCCGCCCCCGGGTGGCCGCCGCCGGTCCCCTGGTCGGTCAGCTCTCGCCGAACCGGTCCGACAGTGCGTAGCGCAGCAGCACCACGTCGCCGATCTGCCGGCTCCCGACCAGTATCGCGCGCCGGTCGGGCCCCCACGGGAACCTGCCGTCGCCGACGAAGCGCGGCGCCCGGGAGTCGCCCACGAAGAACGGTGCGATCACCAGGTGCAACTCGTCGACCAGGTCGGCGGTGAGGAACTGCGTGTGTATCTTTCCGCCGCCCTCGACCATCAGCCGGCCCACGCCGCGGTCGTGCAGGTCAGTCAGCACCCGGTGCAGGTCAACGGGCTCGCCGCTGTCCACCACGGTCGCCACCTGGCCGAGTCGCCGTCGCGCCTCGGCCAGTGCCGGACTCGCGCAGTAGACCAGCTTGTCGATGTCACCCACGGCGAAGAACCGCGCGTCCGGATCGAGGTCGCCGCGACCGGTCACCGTCACCTTCACCGGCGTCGGCCGCAGCCCGCGAGCCACCCGCTCGGCCTGGCGGGCCTGCGACCGGACCAGGAGCCGCGGATTGTCCTGCCGGACCGTACCGGCGCCGACCAGGATCGCGTCGCATTCCGCCCGTACGGCGTCGACGCGGTCGAAGTCGGCGTCGTTCGAGAGCAGCAGCCGCTGCCCGGTCGCGTTGTCCAGGTAACCGTCGATTGACATGCCGCAGCTCAGCAGGACGTACGGTCGGTCAGCCAAGGCTGGCACCTCCACGGCGGTCGGCAGACGGCCCAATCGATGAGACAGAAGATCCTGGCGTCCCGCCAGCGCTCGTCCGCCCTGACGTCGATCCCGGATGTGTTTCCGGTAACCCTGTCCGGGAAACCCGGCCGGTGTGGAAGCTGTCAGGTTGGGCCGGTTGGGTGTTCCGGCATCCTACGGGGGCATTCTAGATCGTCATGCAGAACTCGTCCGGGTTCGGCGTCGGCCGGTGCCGATCGCGCCGCCGGCCCGAAGTGCTCCGCCGGAGGCCTCAACGGCGCTGCCGCCTGCCGTCCGCCGCCGGCCGGCCGACGCCCGTCGTCGAGTTCGTCG
The nucleotide sequence above comes from Plantactinospora soyae. Encoded proteins:
- a CDS encoding glycosyltransferase family 4 protein codes for the protein MTEQTAGPGAQANPVYVVLPGDVDDQASPSGGNGYDRRVCRGLTAAGWQVSELPVQGAWPRPVRADRAGLADALADVPDDAVVLLDGLVACGVPDVVAAEADRLRLAVLVHLPLADETGLAPAEAAERDAWERETLRAVRAVIATSAWTGRRLIEHHGLPAGRVFVAAPGVEAAPLASGTADGARLLCVAALTPRKGQDVLIEALATIRELPWTCHLVGPLGRAVEYVDRLRGLTARHDLADRVVFTGPRGGPELAASYAAADLLILPSHSETYGMVVTEALACGIPVLSTDVDGIPEAVGRAPDGSVPGLLVPAADPVALAGALRRWLTEPDLRSRLRRAARDRRATLLGWETTVQTMSGVLERLRREPGRAG
- a CDS encoding MEDS domain-containing protein, with translation MRAIGGTRQLAPPSAHAHACWSYDDPADFDTRAQAFLLDGLPAGERVWLVTAEQPRDVVERLRTVSDLGAALGRGAAQVVPLTSTYRGDVIDPAAQVAAYAAATEQALATGYTGLRVVADATSLVRTPARLAAFARYEHLIDRYMRTRPMSAVCGYDRRELGDQAVAELACMHPEGNADDTLFRLHACDPGDGAAALSGELDKFNLELFSTALDRADLRPVDGELVLWASDLRFIDHHCLTWLRDHARRLGATAVLRTSRSTAARLVDLLDLSGIRVEAAR
- a CDS encoding RibD family protein, whose translation is MADRPYVLLSCGMSIDGYLDNATGQRLLLSNDADFDRVDAVRAECDAILVGAGTVRQDNPRLLVRSQARQAERVARGLRPTPVKVTVTGRGDLDPDARFFAVGDIDKLVYCASPALAEARRRLGQVATVVDSGEPVDLHRVLTDLHDRGVGRLMVEGGGKIHTQFLTADLVDELHLVIAPFFVGDSRAPRFVGDGRFPWGPDRRAILVGSRQIGDVVLLRYALSDRFGES
- a CDS encoding class I SAM-dependent methyltransferase, which translates into the protein MSDDRTGTDRMSDDSTTPSQDQLDEATRYSLGWLGLREPADAQARATELLEPLRQQLAGTSRAVIHDLGCGSGSMGRWLAPQLSGPQHWVMYDHDPELLAHAAANMVGSAADGSPVTVETRQADITRLSAEDLAGATLVTASALLDLLTLEEVAGLAAACVGARCAALLTLSVLGRVELAPAEPMDAEIAAAFDAHQRRTIGGRRLLGPDAVDASTQAFGRLGVEVQVRTSPWRLGGDQAALTAQWLRGWVDAAYEQRPELADDGYLGRRLAAAEAGELRVVVHHADLFARSE
- a CDS encoding CDP-alcohol phosphatidyltransferase family protein, producing MTVSERPVAVPPVDEPAVGMVVQFGLLAALAAGVGLGPAGWLLGSAYALTSWLLLNHALRRSGRYVLGPANQVTLARATLVGGVAALVADSFRGNTPIAVLVTLATVALALDAVDGQVARRTGSTSALGARFDMEVDAFLILVLSAFVASSLGVWVLAIGALRYVFVVAAWALPWLRAALPPRFSRKTVAALQGIMLVVAVSGVLPRPLAIAWVGLALIMLVWSFASDVAWLWRARPRPLRPETLDAPRQISASAQS
- a CDS encoding NUDIX domain-containing protein, which gives rise to MTGVLHSHCSYCGTAYPAPATWPRMCAACGQTTWRNPTPVAVAILPVLTSSGVGVVVQRRDIEPARGLLALPGGFIEHGEDWRDALVRELREETGLVGAAEAVRPFAVRSAPAGGTLLIFGVLPARRAESLPASAPTEEATEWLVLTEPTELAFATHTEVLAEFLADPGRNAPA
- a CDS encoding 6-pyruvoyl trahydropterin synthase family protein; protein product: MFSITVRDHMMVAHSFRGEVFGPAQRLHGATFVVDATFRRPELDADNIVVDIGRASEELRSLLGGFNYRNLDDEPAFAGINTSTEALAKVIADGLADRVHAGALGEGARGLTGITVTLHESHIAWASYERSL
- a CDS encoding zinc-dependent alcohol dehydrogenase, translating into MTHSGRAFWLRTPGRGEIRPVTLAGPGPDEVLVRTRYSGVSRGTETLVFRGGVPENQHATMRAPFQEGDFPAPVKYGYLNVGVVEEGPPALLGRTVFCLFPHQTRYVVPATAVTVVPDRVPAARAVLAGTVETAVNAVWDAAPLVGDRIAVVGAGMVGSAVAGVLARFPGARVQLVDADPGRAAVAAALGVDFALPADAAGDCDLVVHASATSAGLTRSLELLAPEGTVIELSWYGDQRVSVPLGEHFHSRRLVVRSSQVGTVSPNMRGRRTFGDRLALALDLLADPAFDALITGECDFEELPEVFPRLASGELPALCQLVSYRSEAGDGPAGSDIRGG